The Microbulbifer sp. YPW1 genome contains the following window.
ATGGAAAAGGAGGATGTGGTGTTTCAGTCCTCCGCGCGACTGAACCTGGGCGGCGGTGCCAGCAGGCATTACGGGCTGGAGTACGAAGTGCAGTGGGCGCTGGCCGATCAGTGGGACCTGGGGCTAGCCGGCACTTTCGCCCGCCACCGCTACACCAACAATGTCAGCGCACCGGGCTCCGGGCCGATCGACAGCCGCGGCAACGATATCGATACCGCACCGCGCAACCTGCACAACCTGAGCCTGAGCTGGCAGCCGCGGCAAGCCACACAGGTCGCCCTGCAGTGGCAGTACACGGGCAGTTATTTCACGGATATCGAAAATGCCCATCGCTACGCCGGGCACGACCTGCTACACCTGCGCCTGCGGCAGTCACTGGGAGTGTCCACCAGCCTGGGCATCCGGGTGGAGAACCTGGCCAATGTGGATTACGCGGAGCGCGCAGACTATTCCAGCCTCGGCGGTGGTGACCGCTACTTTATCGGCGAGCCCCGCAGCCTGTATGCGGATATCCGTTTCGTTTTCTAACGGAAGCAGCGCCTGGGTTACAGGTCACCGTTAGGGTCGGACCACCACCGGGCCACCCAGGTTCAGGCCCGGTGCCAACCAGGTTTCGGACCACAACAACTGCCAACGCGCCGGCCAGCTGAGCGCACACACGGGGCCGTCCTGGGCGAAGCGGTAATCCTCACAGGGCTGGTTCAGGTCAGTGACACCGACCTCCGTAAACGCCGGCTCGCGATAGCGGAAATGATCGATCAGGTAACGCAGCCCGTCCGCGATTTCCAGATACTGCCAGCGCAAGCGGATGGGCGTATTGGTAGTGCCGGTGCGGCCCTCACCCTCCCGGTACCAGCTCAGCAGCTGCCCATGGCTACCGTATTCTCGCGAAATGGTCAGCAGGCTTTGCAGGTCCTCGGCGCCGTTGTACACGGCGATCTCCGTCTGTCGCAGCTGACCGCGGCTGTTGTAGCGATATTCGGTCACCTCCCGAGCCTCGGCAATGCCATCGGCATTGTTATCGAGGGTCATCACCTCCTCGATCAGCTCACCACTGCTGCGATAGCGATATTCGAAAGTGCGCCGCGTGTTCACCGCGCCGTCGGCATTCACATCGTATTCCCAGGTTTGCCGGCGCAGCCTTCCATCGCTGAGATAGGCATACTCGAATGTGTTTTCGCGATCCACCACACCATCGCCATTGTCATCAAAGCGCTGGGTTTCCCGCAGCAGGCGCTCGTTGCCACCGTAGCGGTAACCCACCTCGATACGCACATCCACCACGCCGTCGACGGGAGAAAGATCGCCGTTATCCAGGGTATCCACCTGCTCCAGCAGGCGTCCGTTGCTGTTGTAGCGGAATTCAATACGCTGGCGGCGCTCTATGCGACCGTCCGCGTTGAGGTCCGCCTCTTCCAGCCACCAGTCCAGCAGGCCATCATCGTTGAACAGGCGCTCTACCCGGTACACCGAGTCCAGCAATCCGTCGACATCGTCGTCCAGCTCGAACACGGACACTATCCGATTGCCGCCATCGTCGTAATCAAAGCGATAAACCCGTCGCTCACTGACCTGTAGCTGGCCGTCTTCCTCGACCACCTCGACCAGAAAACCGCGCTTGCTGTAAAAGCGCTCGGAGCGGTAGAAAAACTCCACGTTGCCATCTTCATCGGTGTCATTTTCACGAAGGGACAGCACCCGGCGCCCCTGCGTGTCGTACTCGTAGCTCAACCGCTCGCGCCAGCTGTCCTCATCCTCCGGCTCGAAGGTAAGTCGCAGTTCCAAGGGCAGACCGAGGTCGCTGTATACCCAGAGCACTTCCTGCTCGATGGTATTGTTATCCCCAATATCGCGGGTCTCACGCACGGGTACGCGCGCGGGTACGATAATGCCGAGGGCGTCGTAGAGATAGATCAGGGGAAACTCGAGCGGCAACTGGTATTTGATAGAGAAGCGGCTGGTTATCGCCGGCAGGGAATCAATTCCGCGGCGGTAAGGGAAGGCGTAAAGGTCATAGTCCAGATCGAGCTGGTAGTCGGCGAGGTCCGCATCCCAATCGCTCAGGTCGATACCCGTATCCGGGTCCTGGTCCCGATCGAGAATCAGGAACAGCCGCATCATATTCGCTACCTGGTCGAGGGGATCCACCCACTGGTGATTGCCCAGTGCCACACGCAGGTCCACCTCACTGGTGTAGGGGCTCGCTCCTACCAGGTCAAACGGGGTCAACTGCGGTGCGCCAAGCGCAGCGCCCAGTACTATCCCGCCCAGGGAGAATTCCACCACTTCCCCGTCGCGATAGCGAAAGGTGCCGTCGCCGTCAGTGAGCCCGGAAAAGCTATCGGTGCGAAAGCGCAGGCCCTGAACACCCCCGGCGGCGAAAACACCGGTCATCTCCTCGCCACTCCCCTGGCTGCGTCCGGTGCCACCACTGGAGCTGCTGGAACTGCTACTTCTGCTGACGTTGGGGTTACCGAGTGCGCGATTGTCGGAATCGCTGTCGAAGTTACAGGCGGCGAGACAGCCGGTAAGAAGGAGGCAGACAAGCAGTTTCCACCCGTCGTGCAGACACGTGTGGAGGGTTTCGATACCCGGGGATACAGGCCTCACTGGCACGGGGGACTCCTTGTCGAACTTCAATTACGGCATTTGCCTTCGACCACAAAAAAGTATTGCCGAATAAAGCAGCGGTTGTTGACCGGATTGCGCGGTATTCCGCGGATTGACGTGAATTGAATGACGTTGCTCCGGTACGGGAACAGTTGTGCGCCCCATATATAAAAAGCCCCCGACAGCTGGGACTGTCGGGGGCTTTTTAGAGGTTTCCCGGGACGCTTGCCCCGAGAAAGCCGGATCAGATTTTCCAGGTTTTTACCTTTTCCAATCCGTGCTCGGCAACCCACTGGTTCAGCTGCTTGGGATTGCGCTTTTTCTTCTCGATAGTGGCATTGGTGTAGGGGTTGCGGTAGTGACCGGTTTCCAGCTTCGGTTCAGCCGGCTTGGCCGCAGTGGAGGCACGACGGGCGGTGCGACGCGGGGCTTCACCCTCACGCTTGAGGGCACGAGCAACGCGGGCCTTGAGGCTGCGCACGTATTCCGGCGCATCTTCATTGCTGAGCTGGGAGACCAGCCAGTCGACGATCTGCTCGCCGCGCGCACCGTACAGCTCTTCCTCTTCCATTTCGTACTCGGCGGCCAGGTTCACCAGCGCCTTGTCGAAGGCAATCACACCCTGCTTCTTGCGTTCGGCCTTCGCCATCTGCTCCTGCAGTTCTTCTATTTTTGCCTGGTGTTCAGCGATTTGCTGTTCGATCTGATCGTATTCCTGAAACATATATATTTGAGCCTCGATATATGTAGTGTTGTATGTAGTGATAGTAGTTTTCTGGTGAACGGCCACCAGAAGTATTAAATTTCGATTTAATTCGGGAAACCGGATATAAACCCGTAAATATTCAAATATGCCGACGCGCCAGACATCATCGCAAACGCGTCGTTATATAGGATTTAAACTCTCTTTATTTCCTGCAAGGGAAAGGAAGTACCGCACAAAACTCTGATAAACAGCATATAAACCAGAGGCAGGCTCCAGAATTCCCGGTTCAACCGGTGATACGGTGGCAACGGTGAATGCACATTTACGCATCTTATCCAGCTAATGGGATACCTGGGGAAGCCCCCCTAAAATCCAGAAAGGTATACGTTAACCGTTTTCAAACAGATTGATTTTGCGACTAAATTCGTCAATTCCAACATGGTGGTGCCGATTCCCGGCAATTCAAGTGGAGAGCGTTTATTTATCCAACATCCGGGAAACGAAACTGCGGTTAACCGGCCTGACGGGAGAACCCCTTAGCGCGTCAATAATACTGTTTTGTGGTAAATCCGCCAACAAACTTAAACTTATTTTTACTTATTAGCGTGTATATTGCCTCGCCGCTTACATACACCTGACAGGCGTTTCACGCGTAACTCTCCGTATCTTTCTCCATGAAGCCCCGGCCGCTGATCTATTCTTGGGATGGTTTCAGACCTGTTTTGCCGAATCAATAAACCATGCAGGGGGAAAACACGTTATGGCAAAAGTACGGGATATACACCATATGCCCACCCTGGCGGCACTGATGACGCCATTTCCTTACCATATCGATATCGATGCGCCCATCGAAGACGCGGAAGCGCTGATGGAAGAGCACGAGGTTCACCACCTGCCGGTGACCCGTGACGGCGATCTGGAGACCATCATCTCCCGCGGCGATATCGAGCGCACCCGCGCGCCGGGACACCGTCTGGAAGAGCAGCAGCTGTATGTCCGCGACCTGTGCGCCCGGCGCCCGTATATCGCGGATATCCACGACCCGCTGGACAAGATCCTTTTGGCCATGGCGGATACCGGGATCGGCTCGGTACTGGTGATGAAAGAAGGCGAGCTGGCGGGCATCGTTACGGTTACCGACGCGCTGCGCTTCTGCAGTCAGTATCTGGCAGACCTGGCGCAGCCGACGGACGATTCGGTCGCCTGAATACGCTGCCCGATCGGGAAGCTGAAGCGGAGGCTCACAGCGGCCAAATCCACAGCAATGTGGGTACCGATACCGCGACCACCAGCACTTCCATGGGCAGCCCCATGGGCCAGTAATCGCCAAACTTGAATCCACCGGGCCCCAGGATCAGGGTGTTGTTCTGATGCCCCACGGGGGTCAGGAATGCGCAGGAAGCGCCGATAGCCACCGCCATCAGGAAGCTGTCCGGGTTTACCTCAAGCTGCGCCGCGGCACTGAGTGCAATGGCGCACATCACCGCCGCGGTGGCCGCGTTGTTCATGAAA
Protein-coding sequences here:
- a CDS encoding CBS domain-containing protein is translated as MAKVRDIHHMPTLAALMTPFPYHIDIDAPIEDAEALMEEHEVHHLPVTRDGDLETIISRGDIERTRAPGHRLEEQQLYVRDLCARRPYIADIHDPLDKILLAMADTGIGSVLVMKEGELAGIVTVTDALRFCSQYLADLAQPTDDSVA